A segment of the Gammaproteobacteria bacterium genome:
ATCAAGTGAATCGTCTTGCCAAGGGTTTGGGTCAAGGCACGGAGATTGGCAACCAGGAGCAACGTCGGATGCAACTCATGGAACTGTTACGCACCTGGTACGCCAACGGTCCACTACCCATCGAGCTGCGTGCTGTTTTTGATGCACGCTTAAGCCGGATATTGACAGCGGCTTTTCAAGAATTGACAACCCATAATAATTCGAGTTTTGAAAGATAACTTCATGCTCAACTTTTTATTTAACGGATCGCGTCCGTTCTTCGCAAATCAGCACGAAACATGGAGCGAGAAGTGGAAATGGGTTTTTTGGATCACGTTATTTTTTCTGTTTCAATGGCCGGCAGTTGCCGAAAATTTAAACTTGCAAGGTTTTGGCACTATTGGCCTGGCCCGTTCCACTACGGATAAAGCGGAATTTGTGCGTGATTTATCGCAGCCGGATGGAATCAGCGATGAGTGGTCACCAAAAATTGATTCACTGCTGGGGATCCAAGTCAGTTTTCAGGCGACTCCATTGATTGACGCAGTCACTCAAATCGTTAGTCGCCATCATTCCGATGGTACTCATCACCCAGAATTAATGTGGGGTTTTATTCGCTACGATCCAAACGCCAATCTGAATTTTCGGTTGGGCCGTCTTGGTAGCGAATTCTATATGCTGTCCGATTCCCGGTTGGTTGGTTATTCCTATGTTACGGTTCGTCCTTCCAACGATTATTTTGGCGGCTTGCCATTTTCCTATGTAGACGGCGTGGATGCCTTGATTACCTTGCCATTAGGCAATGGATTGGCTCGGGGAAAAATGATGTCAGGATGGACTCGTGAAGAGGTACCATCAGGAGATTTTCAATTCAATCTCGATAAGTCATTATTGTTAGGCGGATACCTGGATTATCAGACCGGATCCTGGCAATGGCGAGTCGGCTACTCACAGCTCCGTTTCCACAACGAAATACCCGCCCTGCCGCTCCTGGAAGCATTAAAGAATACCGGACTTCCCTCGGCGCAAACAGCAGCGGAAAATTTTTCAGTAGTCGGAAAACTCGTGAAATATTATTCATTCGGAGTAGTTTATGATCAAGGAGCGTTTAATACACAAATAATGTTGAGTCGAACCAGCTATCAAAGTGCGTTTTTTGAAAATTCCAGTGCAGGTTATCTGCTAGGAAGTTACCGCATTGGTTTATTCATTCCCTTCATGGGATTGTCATGGACCAAATCTGCACCAAAATTAGCCGTCACTGGACTGCCATCAATTTATCCATTGACATTGATTGATAACGCGCTAGCCACCGGTATGCGTGATTCTCATAGTGATCAAAAAACTTTTACTGTTGGTACCCGCTGGGATTTCCATCACAACATGGCGCTCAAGGCTCAGTGGGATGTAATTCACGGCAAGCCTGATTCGATATTTCCATATCGCTGGGAAGTTCCGGGCTGGTCTGGACGAATGAATGTT
Coding sequences within it:
- a CDS encoding conserved hypothetical protein (Evidence 4 : Unknown function but conserved in other organisms), yielding MLNFLFNGSRPFFANQHETWSEKWKWVFWITLFFLFQWPAVAENLNLQGFGTIGLARSTTDKAEFVRDLSQPDGISDEWSPKIDSLLGIQVSFQATPLIDAVTQIVSRHHSDGTHHPELMWGFIRYDPNANLNFRLGRLGSEFYMLSDSRLVGYSYVTVRPSNDYFGGLPFSYVDGVDALITLPLGNGLARGKMMSGWTREEVPSGDFQFNLDKSLLLGGYLDYQTGSWQWRVGYSQLRFHNEIPALPLLEALKNTGLPSAQTAAENFSVVGKLVKYYSFGVVYDQGAFNTQIMLSRTSYQSAFFENSSAGYLLGSYRIGLFIPFMGLSWTKSAPKLAVTGLPSIYPLTLIDNALATGMRDSHSDQKTFTVGTRWDFHHNMALKAQWDVIHGKPDSIFPYRWEVPGWSGRMNVFSFTLDFIF